Proteins from a genomic interval of Zingiber officinale cultivar Zhangliang chromosome 1B, Zo_v1.1, whole genome shotgun sequence:
- the LOC122039400 gene encoding MYB-like transcription factor EOBII, with product MEGEGSVASNKLINDSNQEAEVRKGPWTMEEDLILINYISNHGEGVWNNLARSAGLNRTGKSCRLRWLNYLRPDVRRGNITQQEQLLIMDLHARWGNRWSKIARQLPGRTDNEIKNYWRTRIQKRAKQSEPMDFRSNVEACPGSSHDDGVNDQLSHPAEEQSIVSGGGGGGIQLPQFPCAEFTEHIWTLEDLWLMQSAADDYYMI from the exons ATGGAAGGAGAGGGCAGCGTCGCCAGCAACAAGCTGATCAACGACAGCAACCAAGAGGCTGAAGTGAGGAAAGGGCCATGGACCATGGAGGAAGACCTCATCCTGATCAACTACATCTCCAACCACGGCGAGGGCGTCTGGAATAACCTCGCCCGTTCTGCAG GTTTGAACCGGACGGGGAAGAGTTGCCGGCTCCGGTGGTTGAACTACCTGCGCCCCGACGTCCGACGGGGCAACATCACGCAGCAGGAGCAGCTCCTAATCATGGACCTCCACGCCCGGTGGGGCAACAGGTGGTCGAAAATCGCACGCCAACTGCCCGGGAGGACGGACAACGAGATAAAGAACTACTGGAGAACCCGAATCCAGAAGCGCGCGAAACAGAGCGAGCCGATGGACTTCCGGAGCAACGTCGAGGCGTGTCCCGGCAGCAGCCACGATGACGGAGTGAATGACCAGCTCAGCCACCCCGCCGAGGAACAGAGCATCgtcagcggcggcggcggcggcggcattcAACTGCCTCAGTTCCCCTGCGCCGAATTCACCGAACACATCTGGACCTTGGAGGACCTATGGCTCATGCAATCCGCCGCCGATGACTATTATATGATATAA